In the genome of Streptomyces sp. NBC_00433, the window CTGCCGCTGGGCGGTGGTCCACGCCCACGCGCCGGAGTCCCACGCCTCGGCCAGCGGCGAACGGCACCGAGCCAAGAGTGGACCGGCTTCCGCAATTCCCGCGGATCGTCCGACCGACTCCTCGACCTCGGCCGCTGTGCGAGCGCTGACTACACGCCTGACGCGGCAAAGGCAGGCTCACCGCGAGGAGGTGGCAAGGCTCCGTAAGGCCCTGGAAGTCGCGCAAGGCGAGAACCTCGCTCTGCGGCGAGCGCTCGCCCAGTACGAGTGGCAGGCACTGGCTGGTGACGTCTGATACCAGACAAACGTCACCAGCCAGTTCCCTTCTAACCGATGCCGGTGACGCTGAGAGCCGTGGTCCAGTTCGCCTTGATCGCGGTGCGGGCAGCGTTGAGGGTGATGGTGCCCTTGCACACCGCGTTCTTCAGTTTCGTCTCCACACCGTCCTTGGTGGTGGAGTTCTTGGTGCCGGAGTGCGGCTCGGGCCACAGGTTGTTCGGATCCCGCGGTGATCCGCCGAGTTCGAGGGGGATCTGGTGGTCTTCCTCGTAGTCGGACATGTTCGTGTCGCTGTACCCGTAGTCGATGATCCCCTGTGCTTTGAGCGCGTTGGTGTAGGAGGTGGGCGGGCGGACGGTCGCCGTCCAGCCGGACACGCAGATCGTGGAGCCGATCGTCGACTGGGTGACAGCAGAGTTGTACACACCGGGAGTACACGACCGGTCCGGCAGCGGCAGGTAGGACTGGGAGCAGGTGCTGGCCTGTGCGGTGCCGGCGCTGACGCCGAGGATGAGGCCGCTGATCGCCAAGGCGAGAGCAGAACCGGTGGCAGTCGCTATCCGTATTCGGGAAGACATGGGAATCTCGATCTCCTCAGATAGTCAGGCTCATGACAGGAATGTTTCGAGGACGTTGGGCAGCGCTCTGTCGTCCGGGCCGTGCCGCCGATCGTTGGGCTCCGCGGCACAGTCCGGGCTACAGACCGCGGGTGGCCTGGGTGGGAAGATTCGTCGCCGTATCAGGAGCGGCCGGCCGGTCGGTCCGAAGGGCCATCGCATGTGTGAGCGGTATGCCGTCGACGTCTTGAACTGCTGCTTCAGGCACCTGGTTCATCACGGGTGCAGATAAGAGGTGGTCGACGTCGAACGTCGACGGGTTGGTGGTGGTCGCCCCGTCGTAGGCGCTGGTCCAACTGCCCGACGTGGACTTGCAGGAGCTGTCGGTCACCACACCGCTGCCGTCGCGCTTGAGGACGTACTCGCGGGTGTCACAGGTCCCGGAGATGGTGATCCAGGTCGGGAAGAGGTCGCGGTTGTAGGTGGAGGCGTGCGTCTCGGGGGTCGCCGCCATCCCGGCGAGGTAAGTGCGGGCGGTGGAGGCGGCGATGGGGGTGGGCAGCGCGGCCTGTGCGGTGCCGCTGCTCGCCAGCAGGGCGGTGGCGGCGAGTGCGGCGGCGCCGGCGATCGAGCCTATTCGGAGTGCGGGACGGTTTGCGGGCATGGCTGAGCGCTCCCGTGGCTAGGGGTGAGGATGGTGCGGACATGCCACTCCAGCGTCCCGGCCAGGGGTCTATGCGGGTAGATGGTCAGCGGTAAAATCTAGGTGACCATGACAAAAACGCCCGCGCGCGTGATGCGGTGAACGGACACGCGGACGGCCCGGCTCCGCAAGGGAGTCGGGCCCGTCCGCCGCGCCGCGGGTGAGCCGGGCCGCTCGCCGCGCCCGGGTCGGCTCAGAGGGCCGCGGCCCCCGGCTTGACGAGGGACTTCGCGGTGCGCGCGTCCACGAACGAACCGAGCGCGGTCATCTCCCACTCGCCCGAGAACTGCTTGACCAGCTTGGCCATCAGCACACCCGTCTTGGCCTCGCCGCTGGTGAGGTCGAAGCGCACCAGCTCCTCGCCGGAAGCGGCGTCAAGCAGCCGGCAGTACGCCTTCGCGACCTTGTTGAACTTCTGCCCCGAATACGAGTTGACGGTGAAGAGCAGGCCGGTGGCCTCCGGCGGCAGCCCGCCGAGGTGGACGGTGATCGACTCGTCGTCGCCCGAGCCGTCGCCGGTGAGGTTGTCCCCGGAGTGCTGGATCGCGCCGTTCAGCACGGTGAGCCGGCCGAAGTAGCAGGTGTCCAGGTGGTTGCGCTGCGGGCCGTAGACGATGACCGACGCGTCGAGGTCGATGTCCCGGCCGCCGAAGGCCGGCTCCCAGCCCAGGCCCATACGGACCGAGGACAGCAGCGGCTTGCCGCCCTTGACCAGCGACACCGTCTCGTTCTTCCGCAGGTTGACCCGGCCCTTGTCCAGGTTGATCCGGCCGGACGCGGCGGACGCGGCCGCCGGGGGCTGGGCCGGCGGCGCGGCGGGCGGCGGGGGCGGCAGGTGGGTGGCCGCGGGTCCGGTCGGCGCGGCCTGCGGCGCCTGGGGTGCCTGCGCGGCCTGCGGCGCCGGTGCGGCGGGCTCGTCGACATTCACCCCGAAGTCGGTGGCGATGCCCGCCAGCCCGTTGGAATAGCCCTGCCCGACCGCGCGGACCTTCCAGGCGCCGCCCCTGCGGTAGACCTCGACCACCACCAGGGCGGTCTCCGGGCCGAGCCCGGCCGGGGCGAAGGTGGCGATCGCCGAACCGTCGTCGGCATTGCGCACGGTGGCCGTCGGCACCGTCCCCGCGAAGGCGGCGCCGCCGTCCAGGCTCGCCGTCACCACGATCTTCTCGATACCGGCGGGCACCGCCTCGGTGTCCACCGTGATGGCGTCAGGGCCGGAACCGCCGCCGGAGCGGTAGGTCACCCCCGGGCCGCCCTGCGGCTGGTTGTAGAAGACGAAGTCGTCGTCGGAGCGCACCTTGCCGTCGGCGGTGAGGAGCAGGCCCGAGACGTCGAGCCGCGCCGGCGCGGCCACCTCGACGGCCACGCGGGGGACGGACAGCGGCACGTTCGAGCCAGGTGTCATTGCGGTCATGTCCGGCTAACGACCGACTCCGCTTTGCGGTTCCATTACCCGGCCGCCCGGGGGACGGCCCGTACGTCGAGGCCGTCGGTGGAGCGTGCGGGCAGCGCGAAGGCGGACACGGTCTCCGGCGGCAGCGGGCGCAGACCGAGCAGGCCGTGGACCGCCGCGGCGGTCAGCGTGTGCCACAGCCCGGCCTGCCGCAGCATGGCGTGGTCCCCGCCGGGCACCACGAAGCGGCACACCTGCGCGCCCGCGGCCCGTGCCCGTACCGCCGTCATCAGCGACTCGCGCGGCGAGGTGATCCGGTCGGCCGCCGCGTGCACGAACACCAGCCGCACACCGGCCAGCTGCTCGACCGGGTCCTCCGGCGGGCACCACGCGGCGAGCGCGACCACCCCCGCGACCCCCGGCTCCGCCGCGATCCGCAGCGCGGCCCTGGCCCCCATCGAATGGCCGACCAGCACGGTGGGAAGCCCCCCGGTGCGCTCCCGCAGCGCGGCCAGCGCCTCGGCGGCGTCCCGCGCGGCGTCCGCGCGCTCCCCGTTCCAGCCGCGGTGCCGGTAGCGCGCCTCGGCGACCGCCAGGCCGCCGCCCCTGCCGACGGCCGCCACGAACGGCCGCATCCGCCGCGACGGCGGATTCAGCCACGAGGGGCGGCGCAGGCCGTGCTCCGCACCGCCGTGCAGCAGCAGCACGGCGCCCTCGGCGCCCGGCGCCGCCTCGCGCATCACGATCCGGGGGTCCACCTCCGTACGATCCCACGGCTCCCGGGTCAGTACGGCCAGATCGGCGGGTCGGTGCAGAAGGCGCCGCCCAGGTTGGCGTGGGCAGGGTCGGCCGGGTCGAGTTCGCCCTGGGCGGCGACGAGGGCGGCGGCGAAGGGCTCGGAGTCGTCCTGGGGCTCGTAGCCGAGCGCGCGGGCCGGGCCGAGGTCCCACCACAGCCGGGTGTTGGCCGAGCTGCCGTGGACGACGGTGTGCCCGGTCACGTCGGCGGTGAGGGCGGCGTGGAGGAGGCGGGCGCCGTCCTCGGGGCTCATCCAGACCGACAGCATGCGGACCGTGGTGGGTTCGGGGAAGCAGGAGCCGATCCGGATCGACACCGTGTCGATGCCGTGCCGGTCGGCGTAGAGCTGCGCCAGGTCCTCGCCGAAGCACTTGGACAGGCCGTAGTAGGTGTCGGGGCGGCGCGGGGTGCCGACCGGGATGAGCGGGTCGCCGCCCTGCGGGCGCGGGGTGAAGCCGACGGCGTGGTTGCTGGACGCGAAGACGATCCGCCGCACCCCTTCCTCGCGCGCCGCCTCGTAGAGGTTGTAGGTGCCCTCGATGTTGGCCCGCAGGATCTTCTCGAAGGTGGACTCCAGCGAGATTCCGGCCAGGTGGACGACGGCGTCGACCCCGCGTACGGCGGCGCGCAGCGCGTCGCGGTCGGCGAGGTCCGCGGTGATCGCGTCGGGCTCGCCGTCGATCGGCAGCATGTCCAGCAGCCGCAGCCGGTAGCCGTAGGACGGCAGGAGTCCGCGCATGAGGGTGCCGAGTCCTCCGGCGGCGCCGGTGAGCAGAATGGTGCGGGGAGCGGGCATGGGGAGGCCTCCTCGGTCTCACCGGCCCCAGGGGGCCACTGACGTGACGGACGCGCCGGCGGGTGCCGCCGGAGCGGTGGGCCGGCGGCGCCGCGGCGAGTATATCCGTGGCCGAGGTTCAGGTATATGGACGAGAGTGGCCCAGTGCGGGTACGTGTGAGCCGCGCTCGGCGGCTTGACCCGTATGTGCATGCTCGCTTAGCGTGGCAGCGTTCATGAATATAGACGTGAATCATATGAGCGCACAGACCGGACCTCCAGGGGGAACCCGATGACCGCACCCTCACTCGCCGAGCGTCTCGACGGCCTGCTGTTCTTCCCCGTGACGGCCTTCGGCCCCGACGGCGGTCTCGACCTCGACGCCTTCCGCGCGCACGTGCGCGCGGGGGTGGACGCGGGCGCGGCGGCCGTCTTCGCCTGCTGCGGCACCGGCGAATTCCACGCCCTGTCGCCCGCGGAGTTCGGCGCGTGCGTGGCCGCCGCGGTCGAGGAGACCGCGGGCAGGGTGCCGGTCGTCGCGGGCGCGGGCTACGGCACCGCGCTGGCCCTCGAATACGCCGGCATCGCGGAGCGGGCCGGCGCCGACGGGCTGCTGGCGATGCCGCCGTATCTGGTCGTCCCCGACCAGGAGGGCCTGCTGCGCCACTATTCCGCGCTCGCGGCGGGCACCGCGCTCGACGTCATCGTCTACCAGCGCGACAACGCGGTCTTCACGCCCGCCACCGTCGTCGAACTCGCCAGGGTGCCCAACATCATCGGCCTCAAGGACGGGCACGGCGACCTCGACCTGATGCAGCGCATCGTCAGCGCGGTCCGCACCGAACTGCCCGGCGACGGCTTCCTCTACTTCAACGGCCTGCCCACCGCGGAACTGACCGGGCTCGCCTACCGCGGCCTGGGCGTGACCCTCTACTCCTCGGCCGTCTACGCCTTCTCCCCGGAGATCGCCCTCGCCTTCCACCGGGCGCTGACCACCGGCGACGACGCGACCGTCGACCGGCTGATCGACGGCTTCTACCGCCCGCTGGTCAACCTCCGCAACCAGGGCCGGGGTTACGCCGTGTCGCTGGTCAAGGCGGCAGTGCGGCTGCGCGGCCTGGACGTCGGCGAGGTCCGGCCGCCGCTGTCGGAGCCGTCACCCGCGCACATCAAGGAACTGGCCGAACTGATCGAGCGCGGGCTCGCGTTGCTGGGAGAGCGCTGACATGCGGACCTCCGCCTTCGTCTACCCCTGGGACGTTCTCGGCGACCCCGCCGCCGCCGGGCGGATCGCCGCACTCGGCGTGCGGCAGGTCACCCTCGCCGCCGCCTACCACTCCACCCGGGCCCTCACCCCGCGCCACCCGCGGCACCGGGTGGTCACCGCCGAATACGCCGCCGCGCTCTACCCGCCGGACGAGAAGCGCTGGCAGGGAAGGGAGTTGCGGCCGTACGCGGCAGGGCCGTGGGCCGCGGCCGACGACGCCTGGGCCGCCGCGGCGGCCGAACTGCGGGCCGCCGGGCTCGACGTGCACAGCTGGGTGGTGCTCGCCCACAACTCCCGGCTGGGCGCGGAGCACCCGGAGACCAACGTCGTCAACGCCTACGGCGACCGCTACCCCTGGGCGCCCTGCATCGCCCAGGACGCCGTCCGCGGCTACCTGCTCGACCTCGCCGCCGAGGCCGCCGCGCGCCCCGGCGCGGCCGGCACCGAGCTGGAGTCGCTCGGCTGGTACGGGCTCGCGCACCTGCACGCGCACGACAAGATCGGCGGGGTGCCGCTCGGCGACGCCGCCCACTACCTGATGTCGCTCTGCTTCTGCCCGCGCTGCCGCGACGGCTACGCGGGCCTCGGCGCCGACCCCGAGGAGCTGGCCGCGGCCGTCCGCAGCGCGCTGGCGCCGGTGTGGTCGGGCGGCGGCGGCGACGCGGCGGGACTGCCCGGCATCGAGCGGCTGCTCGGCGCCCGGTGGACCGAACTGACCCTGGCCTGGCGTACGGAGACCGCCGGCTCGCTCCAGGAGCAGGCCGTCGCGGCGGTGCGGGCCGCGGCCGAACCCGGCTTCCAGGTGCTGATGCACGCCGATCCGGCCGTCCACCGCTGCGGCGCCAACGCCGGTGTGCGGCCCGCCAGGATCCTCGCCCACGCCGACGGCCTGGTGCTGCCCTGCCCGGGAGGCCCCGCCGGAGCGGCCGGCCGCGAGGCGGTGCTCGCCCCGGTCGCCGCGCACGCGGGTCCGCACACCGTCGTCGCCGCCAACTTCACGGTGGTGTCCGGCATGGGCGGGAGCCCCGGCACCCTCGCCGCCGACGCCGCGCACGCCGCGGAGTTGGGCGCCACCCAACTGCGGCTCTACCACGCGGGACTCGCCTCGGACGCCGACCTGGCCGCGGTCCGCGCGGCACTGTCCACCGGTTGACCGGAGCGCGGCGATCATGGGGGTACCGCCGCGCCCCGGAGCATCACCGGTCGGGTGAGGCAGGAGGGTGGTGCATACCCAAGTCGCCACCGGTGCATGGGAGGTTGCCGTGTTTCCCGGATTTATTTCCGGGAGATTTCCCGGCGTCGCGTCCCGGCGGCCCGCCGCCGCCCGAGGGCGTGCGGAAGGGGCGCTGACCGCGGTTCAGAAGATGCCGCTGACCTGGGCGGAGCTGCCCGAGCCGTACCGGGCGGTGACCGTGTAGCCGTCGCCGTCCGTACCGCCCTGTCCCGGGTCGTGGCTGAACTGGCCGGAGAAGGTGTAAGTGCCCGGCGCGAGGGTCTGCCCGGCGTTGAGCGTCCAGCGGTAGACCAGGTCCTGTCCCTCCACGGTGACCTGGGCGGCGGGGCCGCCCGGTACCGTCGTCCACGAGTTGGTGCTGGTCTCGTGGCTGTTCCTGGCGATCCGCAGCTCCACCGTCAGCGACGTCAGCGTCTGGGTCGTCGCCAGGTCGACGTCGCTCTGCGTCCAGTAGTCGTTGCTGCCGGAGCCGATGACGCCGTTGGACGACAGCGGGCCGTCGCTGGTCGGTGCCTGGGCGCCGCTGTCGTGCCCGCCCGACGGCCCCGGCGTGGTGCCCGGCGCGCTGGCGCTCGGCGGCTTCGAGGGGAGCGCGGCCGGGGGTTTGCGGCCGGGTGTGCCGTGCGGGGTGGTGGCGGCCCTGCGGTGCCCGGGGGCCGGAGGGGTGTGCCGCGGCACCGGCGCCCGCGTGCCGGTGCTGCCCGAGGTGGCGCTCTGGGCGGCCGGCGACGTCGCGGTGTCCGTGTCGCCCGACGTGACGACCGTGCCGGTCGGCTGGTTGTCGCCGGTCACGGCGCCCACCGCGAGGCCGCCGATACCGATCGCGCCCGCCACCGCCGCCGTCACCGCGGTCACCCGCATCCAGGGCGCCGCGGGCGGCCGGTCGTGGCCCCGGGCACCGGAGCCGTGCACTCCCGGCCTGGTGTCGTCGGCGGCCATCGCGTGCTCGACCCTGGCCAGCATCCGTTCCCTGTCGGGCCGGTGGGCGTCGGCCGCGTTCCGCAGCCGCTCCGGCAGATCGGTCATCGCATTCCCCGTCCCGTACGAGTACGAGCACGAGTCACAGGACCCGCCGCACCCAGCAATCGCTGTGCACCCGGGCCGATTTCACCCGCAGCGCCGTCTGCCGCGCCGGCCGCGCCGTCCGATTGCCCGGCGCGCGGCAGGCGTTCGGGACCGGCGGCCCTTCGTCCGGCCGCCGATCCGGCCTCCTGCACCGTATCGGCTTCCGCTGTCCACGGTTCGAGCAGCCTTTCCAACTCCGCGATGCCCCGGGAGGTCTGGCTCTTGACCGTGCCGACCGAGATGCCCAGCGCCGCCGCGGTGTCGCGCTCGGACAGGTCGAACGCGTGCCGCAGCACCACGCAGGCCCGCTTGCGGAACGGCAGCCGCTGCAGCGCCTCCCGCAGGTCGAGCACCGCGGGCAGGTCGGGCCCTTCGGTGCGCTCCGGGCGCTGCGACCAGAACAGCGCGACCCGGCGCCGCTCGCGCACCGCGCTGCGTATCCGGGAGCGTGCCAGGTTCGCCACCACACCGCGCGCGTACGCCACCGGGTGGTCGGCGGTCCGCACCCGGTCCCAGCGCCGCCACAGGGCCACCAGGGCGTCCGCCGCGAGGTCGTCGGCGGCGTCCGCCTCGCCGGTCAACAGATGGGCGAGACGGGCGAGTTCGGCGTAATGCCGTTCGAAGAACGCGTGGAACGCGGCGGCATCGTCGTCGACGGCAGTGCCCACGGTCACCTCTTCCTGCCCGGACCTCCCCGCCACGGCGCGGCGAGAGCGTAGCAGCGGGGAAAGGCTATGGGCAGAGGTCGGGAATCATCTTTCTTTCCCGCGGTAACCGCTGGTCGACGGGTTGTGACCGGAGAATGCCGGTGGCATCAGCCGCCGGCACGCACGCAGCGCTGCACCCGGGTCACCAGCGGCAGGCCGAACTCGCCCGCGGACGTCTCGGGACGCGAGCGCAGGTAGTCCCTGATGCCTTCGAGGACAGCCGCCCGCTCTGCGGCCTCCATCACCAGGATGTGCGAGTGCGTCGCCACCGTGGCGGCCAG includes:
- a CDS encoding alpha/beta fold hydrolase encodes the protein MDPRIVMREAAPGAEGAVLLLHGGAEHGLRRPSWLNPPSRRMRPFVAAVGRGGGLAVAEARYRHRGWNGERADAARDAAEALAALRERTGGLPTVLVGHSMGARAALRIAAEPGVAGVVALAAWCPPEDPVEQLAGVRLVFVHAAADRITSPRESLMTAVRARAAGAQVCRFVVPGGDHAMLRQAGLWHTLTAAAVHGLLGLRPLPPETVSAFALPARSTDGLDVRAVPRAAG
- a CDS encoding NAD(P)-dependent oxidoreductase, encoding MPAPRTILLTGAAGGLGTLMRGLLPSYGYRLRLLDMLPIDGEPDAITADLADRDALRAAVRGVDAVVHLAGISLESTFEKILRANIEGTYNLYEAAREEGVRRIVFASSNHAVGFTPRPQGGDPLIPVGTPRRPDTYYGLSKCFGEDLAQLYADRHGIDTVSIRIGSCFPEPTTVRMLSVWMSPEDGARLLHAALTADVTGHTVVHGSSANTRLWWDLGPARALGYEPQDDSEPFAAALVAAQGELDPADPAHANLGGAFCTDPPIWPY
- a CDS encoding 5-dehydro-4-deoxyglucarate dehydratase, with the translated sequence MTAPSLAERLDGLLFFPVTAFGPDGGLDLDAFRAHVRAGVDAGAAAVFACCGTGEFHALSPAEFGACVAAAVEETAGRVPVVAGAGYGTALALEYAGIAERAGADGLLAMPPYLVVPDQEGLLRHYSALAAGTALDVIVYQRDNAVFTPATVVELARVPNIIGLKDGHGDLDLMQRIVSAVRTELPGDGFLYFNGLPTAELTGLAYRGLGVTLYSSAVYAFSPEIALAFHRALTTGDDATVDRLIDGFYRPLVNLRNQGRGYAVSLVKAAVRLRGLDVGEVRPPLSEPSPAHIKELAELIERGLALLGER
- a CDS encoding TerD family protein, which produces MTAMTPGSNVPLSVPRVAVEVAAPARLDVSGLLLTADGKVRSDDDFVFYNQPQGGPGVTYRSGGGSGPDAITVDTEAVPAGIEKIVVTASLDGGAAFAGTVPTATVRNADDGSAIATFAPAGLGPETALVVVEVYRRGGAWKVRAVGQGYSNGLAGIATDFGVNVDEPAAPAPQAAQAPQAPQAAPTGPAATHLPPPPPAAPPAQPPAAASAASGRINLDKGRVNLRKNETVSLVKGGKPLLSSVRMGLGWEPAFGGRDIDLDASVIVYGPQRNHLDTCYFGRLTVLNGAIQHSGDNLTGDGSGDDESITVHLGGLPPEATGLLFTVNSYSGQKFNKVAKAYCRLLDAASGEELVRFDLTSGEAKTGVLMAKLVKQFSGEWEMTALGSFVDARTAKSLVKPGAAAL